In Flavobacterium sp. CBA20B-1, one DNA window encodes the following:
- a CDS encoding S46 family peptidase, which translates to MKKLLRTFVLLVSFPIFAQQGGMWVPSLLKGMNEKEMKSLGMKMSVTDIYDVNNSSLKDAVPQFNGGCTAEVISPKGLLLTNHHCGYGEIQSHSTVDHDYLQDGFWAKSYEEELPNPDLEVTFIVSIHDVTKEIMNGVDAINSEAEKKAAVQKNMNDLQKSFKREAWQNVMIRTFFEGNQYMLFVTESYEDVRLVGAPPSSIGKFGSDTDNWVWPRHTGDFSLFRIYADKNNRPAKYSKDNVPYTSKHYFPVSIQGVEPNDFTLVYGYPGRTQEYLPSFAVEQIVNDLNPAKIEIRDKALKVADGFMRQDQAIKIQYASKYAGIANYWKKWIGESQGLKKSNAVAIKKAFEQEFLKRAKQQNKMNEYGDLLPQFERIYNEITPYTLARDYFMEVVLRNNELLSVGFRLYQLENAYTKVGEQGFNDRKENLLKGLASLYKDYNKDVDQGIFNEVVKLYGTKAPANLTPDAIKNKNYTALGNDIYSNSALTSYDGLKKLMNGKAEDVIKNMQKDPGYALAKNLSENYFNVIAPKYDKMALELEGLQRTYMKAQLELFPDARIFPDANSTLRVTYGKVNGYQPSDAVTYSHVTYLDGVMEKYVPGDYEFDVPQKLIDLYNTKDFGQYADKNGKLPVNFIATNHTTGGNSGSPALDANGNLIGLNFDRVWEGTMSDIHYDPAICRNIMVDSRYILFVIDKYAGAKHLIEEMKIIKPSTNKKTNR; encoded by the coding sequence ATGAAAAAATTACTACGCACATTTGTGTTATTGGTTTCTTTTCCCATTTTTGCGCAACAAGGCGGCATGTGGGTTCCTTCTTTATTAAAAGGAATGAACGAAAAAGAAATGAAAAGTTTGGGCATGAAAATGTCGGTTACCGATATTTACGATGTAAACAATTCAAGTTTAAAAGATGCAGTGCCCCAATTCAATGGCGGTTGTACTGCAGAAGTAATCTCACCGAAGGGTTTGCTTTTAACCAATCACCACTGCGGATATGGTGAAATTCAATCGCATTCTACCGTTGATCACGATTATTTGCAGGATGGTTTCTGGGCAAAATCGTATGAAGAAGAGTTGCCAAATCCCGATTTAGAAGTTACTTTTATTGTGAGCATTCACGATGTGACCAAAGAAATAATGAACGGTGTTGATGCTATAAATAGTGAAGCCGAAAAAAAAGCTGCCGTTCAAAAAAACATGAACGATTTGCAAAAATCATTCAAACGCGAAGCGTGGCAAAATGTGATGATTCGTACGTTTTTTGAAGGAAATCAATACATGCTGTTTGTAACCGAATCTTATGAAGATGTACGTTTGGTGGGTGCACCGCCATCATCTATCGGTAAATTTGGATCGGATACCGATAACTGGGTTTGGCCAAGACATACGGGCGATTTTTCGTTGTTTAGAATTTATGCCGATAAAAACAACCGCCCTGCGAAATATTCAAAAGACAATGTGCCATACACTTCAAAGCATTATTTTCCTGTATCAATACAAGGCGTTGAACCCAATGATTTCACATTGGTTTATGGCTATCCAGGGAGAACGCAAGAATATTTGCCATCTTTTGCAGTAGAACAAATTGTGAACGATTTGAATCCGGCAAAAATTGAAATTCGCGACAAGGCATTGAAAGTAGCCGATGGGTTTATGCGCCAAGATCAAGCTATAAAAATTCAGTATGCATCAAAATATGCCGGAATTGCAAATTATTGGAAAAAATGGATTGGCGAAAGTCAAGGTTTAAAAAAATCGAATGCAGTTGCTATAAAAAAAGCATTTGAACAAGAGTTTTTAAAACGTGCCAAGCAACAAAACAAAATGAACGAATACGGAGATTTGTTGCCACAGTTTGAAAGAATTTATAATGAAATAACGCCTTATACATTAGCACGCGACTATTTTATGGAAGTTGTTTTACGAAACAATGAGTTGCTTTCTGTTGGTTTTCGTTTGTATCAGTTAGAAAATGCTTATACAAAAGTAGGCGAACAAGGGTTTAACGACCGTAAAGAAAATTTATTAAAAGGATTAGCATCCTTATATAAAGACTATAATAAAGATGTTGATCAGGGAATTTTCAACGAAGTCGTAAAATTGTACGGAACAAAAGCGCCTGCAAATTTAACCCCAGATGCTATTAAAAATAAAAATTACACAGCATTAGGTAATGATATTTATTCCAACTCGGCTTTAACATCTTACGATGGTTTAAAAAAGTTAATGAACGGCAAGGCAGAAGACGTAATTAAAAATATGCAAAAAGACCCGGGTTATGCCTTGGCAAAAAATCTTTCGGAAAATTATTTTAATGTAATTGCACCCAAGTATGATAAAATGGCGTTAGAATTAGAAGGTTTACAACGTACTTATATGAAAGCACAATTGGAATTGTTTCCTGATGCACGAATCTTCCCAGATGCCAACTCCACTTTACGTGTTACTTACGGAAAAGTAAACGGTTACCAACCAAGCGATGCGGTAACTTACAGCCACGTAACCTATTTAGACGGAGTTATGGAAAAATATGTTCCTGGGGATTATGAGTTTGATGTTCCACAAAAACTGATTGATTTATATAACACCAAAGATTTTGGGCAATATGCAGATAAAAACGGGAAGCTTCCTGTGAATTTTATTGCAACTAACCACACAACAGGCGGAAATTCAGGTTCGCCGGCTTTAGATGCAAACGGAAATTTAATTGGTTTAAACTTTGACCGCGTTTGGGAAGGAACCATGAGTGATATTCATTACGACCCGGCTATTTGCAGAAATATTATGGTAGATTCGCGCTATATTTTGTTCGTTATTGACAAATACGCAGGTGCAAAACACCTGATTGAAGAGATGAAAATAATAAAACCGAGCACAAACAAAAAAACAAATCGTTAA
- a CDS encoding ribosomal maturation YjgA family protein, translating to MKFLQFNLRFFIITLILFLVEVFIALFVHDTFIRPFVGDVIVVWLIYYFLRTFLKIKPIYLAWFTLIFSFVVETAQYFKLVTILGLQDNKLARIVIGTSFSWGDMLCYFVGFLLLFLFDKDLRKNH from the coding sequence ATGAAGTTTTTACAATTTAATTTACGCTTTTTTATAATCACCCTGATTTTATTTTTGGTTGAAGTGTTTATTGCGCTTTTTGTTCACGATACTTTTATTCGTCCGTTTGTGGGCGATGTGATTGTGGTATGGCTGATTTACTATTTTTTGCGTACATTTTTAAAGATAAAACCTATTTATTTGGCGTGGTTCACTTTGATTTTTTCGTTTGTGGTTGAAACAGCGCAGTATTTTAAACTGGTAACCATTTTAGGTTTGCAAGATAATAAGTTGGCACGAATTGTTATTGGAACATCGTTTTCATGGGGCGATATGTTGTGCTATTTCGTGGGGTTTTTGCTGTTGTTTTTGTTTGATAAAGATTTAAGGAAAAACCATTAA
- a CDS encoding GNAT family N-acetyltransferase, which translates to MIKFEFLKTETIPQIVNLMVAFYAIDGYPINKETTTNLFFEFVKKPEAGKCFVITFNNEICGYIVLVQFFSFEMSGNVLLLDELYIDSNFQGKGIGKKAMEFIKQYAQKNNYKKIVLEVEPHNHRAIQLYEKEQFRKHKRDLMVFP; encoded by the coding sequence ATGATAAAGTTTGAATTTTTAAAAACCGAAACCATTCCCCAAATTGTAAACCTTATGGTTGCTTTTTATGCAATTGATGGGTATCCTATCAACAAAGAAACCACTACCAATCTGTTTTTTGAATTTGTAAAAAAACCCGAAGCCGGAAAATGTTTTGTGATTACCTTTAACAATGAAATTTGCGGATATATTGTTTTAGTTCAATTCTTCAGCTTTGAAATGAGTGGAAATGTGCTTTTGCTAGACGAATTATATATCGACAGTAATTTTCAAGGGAAAGGAATTGGTAAAAAAGCCATGGAATTCATCAAGCAATACGCACAAAAAAACAACTACAAAAAAATTGTGCTGGAAGTAGAACCACACAACCATCGCGCCATACAGCTATATGAAAAAGAACAATTCCGAAAACACAAACGCGATTTAATGGTTTTTCCTTAA
- a CDS encoding PLDc N-terminal domain-containing protein encodes MEKLVNDFSFGLFFWQMLPIVMVIPFVWACVLLIKNQKETSISKAVWVAAFFFVPIVSSVFYIVNFYVNRKKY; translated from the coding sequence ATGGAAAAACTAGTGAACGATTTTAGTTTTGGACTTTTCTTTTGGCAAATGCTACCAATTGTAATGGTTATTCCATTTGTTTGGGCATGTGTACTTTTAATTAAAAATCAGAAAGAAACTTCTATATCAAAAGCGGTATGGGTTGCGGCTTTTTTCTTTGTTCCTATTGTTTCTTCGGTTTTTTATATTGTGAATTTTTATGTGAATCGTAAGAAATATTAA
- a CDS encoding 3-deoxy-D-manno-octulosonic acid transferase has translation MGFLYQLGINLAAILLPISRFFSSKMKLFVDGRKQSFTVLKKQIDKNQNYIWFHVASLGEYEQGLPVMEAFKAKYPEYKIVLTFFSPSGFEIRKNNKIADVTIYLPLDTKRNVKRFLDVVQPKMVFFIKYEFWPNYLFELKNRNIPTYLISGIFRESQLFFKWYGGFYRKALLSFDYFFVQNDTSQKLLQSIGFSNSTVHGDTRFDRVAHIVERVQPLDFIDEFKNNTTTIVIGSSWIDDEVAYLPYLNNSINTKFIIAPHNIKEEEIFRLLTKIDKKTVRYTNYEFEDLKDADVFIIDTIGILTQIYTYADIAYVGGGFKTGLHNILEPATYGTPVVIGPNYSKFQEAKDLVALGSCLVVNNKEELSATFKRLISDDYYRKELGQKNQEFILKNKNATKIVMEFIERNI, from the coding sequence ATGGGTTTTCTTTATCAGTTAGGCATTAATTTAGCGGCAATTTTACTACCTATTTCGAGATTTTTTAGTTCGAAAATGAAATTGTTTGTTGATGGAAGAAAGCAATCGTTTACTGTTTTAAAAAAGCAAATCGATAAAAATCAAAACTATATTTGGTTTCATGTGGCATCATTGGGCGAATACGAACAAGGTTTGCCAGTGATGGAAGCATTTAAAGCGAAATATCCCGAATATAAAATCGTTTTGACTTTTTTCTCGCCTTCTGGTTTTGAAATCAGAAAAAACAACAAAATTGCAGATGTTACAATTTATCTTCCTTTAGATACAAAGCGCAACGTGAAACGCTTTTTAGATGTTGTGCAACCTAAAATGGTATTCTTTATAAAGTATGAATTTTGGCCAAATTATTTGTTCGAACTAAAAAACAGAAACATTCCAACGTATTTGATTTCAGGAATTTTCAGAGAAAGCCAATTGTTTTTTAAATGGTACGGCGGTTTTTACAGAAAAGCCCTTTTAAGTTTCGATTATTTTTTTGTTCAGAACGATACCTCGCAAAAGTTGCTGCAAAGCATTGGGTTTTCGAACAGCACTGTGCACGGCGATACGCGTTTTGACCGAGTGGCACATATTGTGGAACGCGTACAACCTTTAGATTTTATTGACGAATTTAAAAACAACACTACAACAATTGTTATTGGCAGTTCGTGGATTGATGATGAAGTTGCCTATCTGCCCTACCTTAATAATAGTATAAACACAAAATTTATTATCGCTCCACACAATATTAAGGAAGAAGAAATTTTCCGATTGCTTACAAAAATTGATAAAAAAACGGTTCGATATACCAATTATGAATTTGAAGACTTGAAAGATGCCGATGTTTTTATAATTGATACCATTGGTATTTTAACGCAGATTTATACTTATGCCGATATTGCTTATGTTGGCGGCGGTTTTAAAACCGGATTGCACAATATTTTAGAACCCGCAACTTATGGAACACCTGTGGTTATTGGTCCGAATTATTCAAAATTTCAAGAGGCAAAAGATTTAGTTGCGTTGGGAAGTTGTTTGGTTGTGAACAATAAGGAGGAATTATCCGCAACTTTTAAACGATTGATTTCTGATGATTATTACAGAAAAGAATTAGGGCAAAAAAACCAAGAATTTATTCTGAAAAACAAAAATGCTACAAAAATTGTGATGGAGTTTATTGAAAGAAATATTTAA
- a CDS encoding DUF1569 domain-containing protein, with protein MIKNIFTTEGVNEVVNRINNLQNNTPAKWGTMNVAQMLAHCNVPYAYTFEPEQFKKPGFFMKLMMKAFVKKIVTSPKPYKQNERTAPEFVISNERDFETEKVKLISNILKTQELGAQYFEGRENFSFGKMTATEWNTMYFKHLDHHLRQFGV; from the coding sequence ATGATAAAAAATATCTTTACAACGGAAGGTGTCAACGAAGTGGTAAATCGCATTAATAATTTGCAAAACAACACACCTGCAAAATGGGGCACTATGAATGTAGCTCAAATGCTGGCGCATTGCAATGTACCGTATGCTTATACTTTTGAACCAGAACAGTTTAAGAAGCCTGGATTTTTTATGAAACTAATGATGAAAGCTTTTGTAAAAAAAATAGTTACAAGCCCCAAGCCTTATAAACAAAACGAGCGAACTGCACCTGAATTTGTAATTAGCAATGAACGCGATTTTGAAACGGAAAAAGTTAAATTAATTAGCAATATTTTAAAAACACAAGAATTAGGCGCGCAGTATTTTGAAGGAAGAGAAAATTTTTCGTTTGGAAAAATGACTGCCACCGAATGGAACACGATGTATTTCAAACATTTAGATCATCATTTGCGTCAGTTTGGCGTTTAA
- a CDS encoding SRPBCC family protein, translating to MEKLQFTIAIEASAQKVYESMLGLNDKSTYESWTAAFNPTSTYEGSWEKGSKILFVGTDEKGVRGGMVSMVEEHIPAKFVSVRHYGFVQGDQEVTEGELVEKWSGGHENYTFTEENGITTVTVDIDVIDEYLDYFKKIYPQSLQLLKETVHQQ from the coding sequence ATGGAAAAATTACAGTTTACAATTGCAATCGAAGCTTCTGCACAAAAAGTGTACGAAAGCATGCTTGGTTTGAACGATAAAAGCACTTACGAAAGCTGGACAGCCGCTTTTAACCCTACATCAACTTATGAAGGTAGTTGGGAAAAAGGCAGTAAAATTTTGTTTGTGGGTACCGATGAAAAAGGGGTGAGAGGCGGAATGGTTTCCATGGTGGAAGAACATATACCCGCAAAATTTGTTTCGGTGCGTCATTACGGTTTTGTACAAGGCGATCAAGAAGTGACCGAAGGCGAATTGGTTGAAAAATGGTCGGGAGGTCATGAAAATTATACGTTTACGGAAGAAAATGGCATTACAACCGTTACTGTGGATATTGATGTAATCGACGAATATTTAGATTATTTTAAAAAGATTTATCCGCAATCATTGCAGTTGTTGAAAGAAACCGTTCATCAACAATAA
- a CDS encoding DegT/DnrJ/EryC1/StrS family aminotransferase — MKKLQMVDLKSQYEHIKETVNAGIQEVLDTTTYINGPKVHEFQKNLEQYLGVKHVIPCANGTDALQIAMMGLGLKPGDEVITADFTFAATVEVVALLGLTPVLVDVEEDTMNISVEAIQKAITPKTKAIVPVHLFGRAANMDAIMDLAKEHNLFVIEDNAQAIGANYTAANGTKTKAGAIGHVGATSFFPSKNLGCYGDGGAIFTNDDELAHTIRGIVNHGMYERYHHDVVGVNSRLDSIQAVVLNAKLPLLDTYNKARRKAAKAYNDAFSVNENIITPAFDMEGDDHVFHQYVLRITNGKRDALLTHLQEKGIPCAIYYPIPLHKQKAYADERYNDADFPVTNLFAEQVIALPMHTELEKEQIDFITKTVLEFIQ, encoded by the coding sequence ATGAAAAAACTACAAATGGTTGACTTAAAAAGTCAATACGAACATATAAAAGAAACAGTAAATGCCGGTATTCAGGAAGTGTTGGATACAACAACCTATATTAATGGACCAAAAGTGCATGAATTTCAAAAGAATTTAGAGCAGTATTTGGGCGTTAAACACGTAATTCCTTGTGCAAACGGAACCGATGCTTTACAAATTGCCATGATGGGTTTGGGTTTAAAACCGGGCGATGAGGTTATTACTGCCGATTTTACCTTTGCAGCAACGGTAGAAGTGGTTGCTTTGTTGGGCTTAACACCTGTTTTGGTGGATGTGGAAGAAGATACGATGAACATTTCGGTTGAAGCCATTCAAAAAGCCATTACACCAAAAACCAAAGCCATTGTGCCGGTACATTTGTTTGGGCGTGCGGCAAATATGGACGCAATTATGGATCTTGCAAAAGAACATAATCTATTTGTTATAGAAGACAATGCGCAGGCAATAGGAGCAAATTACACGGCTGCAAATGGTACTAAAACAAAAGCGGGTGCTATTGGGCATGTAGGCGCAACATCGTTTTTTCCTTCTAAAAATTTAGGATGTTATGGCGATGGAGGTGCTATTTTTACTAATGACGATGAATTGGCACACACCATTCGCGGAATTGTAAACCACGGAATGTACGAACGTTATCATCACGATGTGGTGGGAGTGAATTCTCGTTTAGATAGTATTCAGGCAGTAGTTTTAAATGCAAAATTGCCACTTTTAGATACTTATAATAAAGCTCGAAGAAAGGCTGCAAAGGCTTATAACGATGCTTTTTCTGTGAATGAAAATATCATTACTCCTGCATTTGATATGGAGGGAGACGATCATGTTTTTCACCAATATGTTCTACGCATTACCAACGGAAAGCGCGATGCACTTTTAACGCATTTACAGGAAAAAGGAATTCCGTGTGCCATTTATTACCCAATTCCGTTGCACAAACAAAAAGCGTATGCCGATGAAAGATATAACGATGCCGATTTTCCGGTAACCAATCTATTTGCAGAGCAAGTAATTGCTTTGCCAATGCATACCGAATTAGAAAAAGAACAAATAGATTTTATCACAAAGACCGTTTTAGAATTTATTCAATAA
- a CDS encoding YegP family protein encodes MGKFVVSKRKNEEFQFNLKASNGQIILSSEGYTTKAACMNGIESVKKNSQDETKFETLQAKNEKYYFNLKATNGQIIGSSQMYESAAGCQNGIQSVMNNAPEAEVEEEL; translated from the coding sequence ATGGGCAAATTTGTTGTAAGTAAAAGAAAAAACGAAGAATTTCAATTTAATTTAAAGGCTTCTAATGGTCAAATCATTTTATCGAGCGAAGGCTACACAACCAAAGCAGCTTGTATGAATGGTATTGAATCGGTTAAGAAAAACAGCCAAGACGAAACTAAATTTGAAACATTACAAGCAAAAAACGAAAAGTATTATTTCAATTTAAAAGCTACAAATGGACAAATTATTGGTTCAAGCCAAATGTATGAGTCAGCTGCAGGATGCCAAAACGGAATTCAATCGGTTATGAATAACGCTCCCGAAGCAGAAGTTGAAGAAGAATTGTAA
- a CDS encoding dodecin family protein: MGIVKVIEVIAQSKVSFDDAVQQAVAEASKSIRNIDSVYVKDMKCHVNDGKITTYGVICKVSFRVE, translated from the coding sequence ATGGGTATTGTAAAAGTAATAGAAGTAATTGCGCAATCAAAAGTAAGCTTTGATGATGCTGTACAACAAGCAGTGGCAGAAGCATCAAAATCAATCAGAAATATTGATTCTGTTTATGTGAAAGATATGAAATGTCATGTAAACGATGGTAAAATTACCACCTACGGAGTTATATGTAAAGTATCATTCAGAGTAGAATAA
- a CDS encoding ABC transporter ATP-binding protein, with protein sequence MDENLKKIFPFAKNYKFNIVANIGFNVLYAFFGTLGMVFIMPVLSVLFDEKKKQIITLPKYKGFFDALGNWQQYISYYVNQYSIEYGVQYGLMLTVGLVLVTFLLKNLSNYFALQNLTKLKNGVLRDLREKMFSKIISLPVSYYSEKRKGDVMARMLGDVNEVQNSFFMILELIVKEPLTIVFSLIAMISISWKLTVFVFIFIPISGLVISVIGKSLKSKSTRAQQENGYLISITEETLSGLKVVKGYNAENYFSKIFNDSINRLYNLTNAIAKKNNLASPMSEFMGIVVIGVLLIYGGNLVLVEGSLKGSDFIAYIGLAYNILTPAKAISKASYQVKNGMAAAERVFEILDTPNIIRDTEISKDFKSFNDKISLRNITFSYNGEYDVLKNFNLEIPKGKTVALVGQSGSGKSTIANLLMRFYDVEQGELLIDGTNIKDIRLVSLRDQLGLVTQDSIMFNGSIADNVRIGKQNATDEEVIDALKIANAFEFVQHLPEGINTNIGDGGGKLSGGQKQRISIARAVLKNPPIMVLDEATSALDTESERLVQDALEKMMANRTSVVIAHRLSTIQKADVIVVMNRGEIAEQGTHEELLAKNGTYAKLVSLQSFDS encoded by the coding sequence ATGGACGAAAATTTAAAAAAGATATTTCCATTTGCTAAAAACTATAAATTCAATATTGTTGCAAATATTGGGTTCAATGTGCTATATGCGTTTTTTGGAACTTTAGGAATGGTGTTTATTATGCCCGTTCTTTCGGTTCTTTTCGATGAAAAGAAAAAGCAAATTATAACGCTTCCCAAATACAAAGGCTTTTTTGACGCTTTAGGAAACTGGCAACAATACATTTCGTACTATGTAAATCAGTACTCTATTGAATATGGCGTGCAATACGGCTTAATGCTAACCGTAGGCTTGGTTTTAGTTACCTTTTTACTTAAAAATTTATCCAATTATTTCGCTCTTCAAAATTTAACGAAACTTAAAAACGGAGTACTTCGTGATTTACGCGAAAAAATGTTTAGTAAAATCATTTCATTACCCGTTTCTTATTATTCTGAAAAAAGAAAAGGTGATGTAATGGCACGTATGTTGGGTGATGTAAACGAAGTTCAAAACTCGTTTTTTATGATTTTAGAATTAATCGTAAAAGAGCCTCTAACCATTGTTTTTTCATTAATTGCAATGATTTCTATTAGTTGGAAATTAACTGTTTTTGTGTTCATTTTCATACCTATTTCCGGATTAGTTATCTCGGTAATCGGAAAAAGTTTAAAATCAAAATCAACCAGAGCACAACAAGAAAACGGGTATTTAATTTCGATTACCGAAGAAACGCTTTCCGGCTTAAAAGTGGTGAAAGGATACAATGCAGAAAATTATTTTTCTAAAATTTTTAATGATTCAATTAATCGTTTGTATAACCTTACAAATGCCATTGCTAAAAAAAATAATTTGGCATCTCCAATGAGTGAATTCATGGGAATTGTGGTCATTGGTGTTTTATTAATTTACGGTGGTAATTTGGTTTTAGTAGAAGGCTCTTTAAAAGGATCTGATTTTATTGCTTACATTGGTTTAGCTTATAATATTTTAACGCCGGCAAAAGCCATTTCAAAAGCATCATATCAAGTTAAAAATGGTATGGCTGCTGCCGAACGTGTTTTTGAAATTCTTGATACACCAAACATAATTCGAGATACAGAAATATCAAAAGATTTCAAATCATTTAATGACAAAATCTCTTTAAGAAACATCACTTTTTCTTATAATGGCGAATATGATGTATTGAAGAATTTTAATCTTGAAATTCCTAAAGGAAAAACCGTTGCATTGGTTGGTCAGTCGGGTTCTGGTAAAAGTACGATTGCCAATTTATTGATGCGTTTTTATGATGTGGAACAAGGCGAATTATTAATCGACGGTACAAATATTAAAGATATTCGTCTGGTTTCTCTGCGCGATCAATTAGGTTTGGTTACGCAAGACAGCATCATGTTCAACGGCAGTATTGCTGATAATGTTAGAATTGGAAAACAAAATGCCACCGATGAAGAAGTAATTGATGCGTTAAAAATTGCCAATGCGTTTGAGTTTGTGCAGCATTTACCGGAAGGAATCAACACCAATATTGGCGATGGCGGCGGAAAACTTTCAGGCGGACAAAAACAGCGTATTTCTATTGCGCGTGCGGTGTTGAAAAATCCACCAATTATGGTTTTAGACGAAGCTACATCGGCATTAGATACCGAAAGCGAACGCTTGGTTCAAGATGCGCTCGAAAAAATGATGGCAAACCGTACCTCCGTTGTAATTGCCCACCGTTTATCAACCATTCAAAAAGCCGATGTTATTGTGGTGATGAATCGTGGCGAAATTGCCGAACAAGGCACACATGAAGAACTTTTAGCAAAAAATGGAACATACGCTAAACTGGTTTCCTTACAATCGTTTGATAGTTAA
- a CDS encoding phospho-sugar mutase, which translates to MEIPKNILEQSNKWIQDPFDAETQNLVKELVSSSPKELEDAFYRNLEFGTGGMRGVMGVGTNRINKYTLGKNTQGLSQYLKQSFPNEQIKVAIAYDCRHNSKSLAKIVADVFSANGIKVFLFEDLRPTPELSFAVRYLNCHAGIVLTASHNPPEYNGYKVYWQDGGQLVPPQDKEIIQVIDSLDYSDILFDANPELIEYIGTEIDEAFAQSSIQNATFNLPEDARKDLKIVYTSLHGTSIKAIPNVLEKAGYTDVHIVAEQAEPNGDFPTVQSPNPEEPEALQMALDLAHATNADIVIGTDPDSDRLGIAVRDNEGKMTLLSGNQAMVVMTAFLLEQWKREGKLEGKKHFVGSTIVSTPMILALAEAYEVDCKVGLTGFKWIAKFIKDFPDQKFIGGGEESFGFMVGDAVRDKDAVASTLLICEIAAIAKASGSSVYKELQNLYADFGYYKEHLISLTKKGKDGAEEIAKMMTELRNNPPKEIAGERVVFVEDYQSSIATNLFSNETEPLFLPKSNVLIYYLEDGSKICARPSGTEPKIKFYFSTNTPIENVEEIKDADEYLADKIQRIINDMKWN; encoded by the coding sequence ATGGAAATCCCAAAAAACATATTAGAACAAAGCAATAAATGGATTCAAGATCCTTTTGATGCAGAAACACAAAACTTAGTTAAAGAATTAGTAAGCTCTTCGCCAAAAGAATTAGAAGACGCTTTTTACCGCAATTTAGAATTCGGAACCGGCGGAATGCGAGGCGTTATGGGCGTTGGTACCAACCGAATCAACAAATATACTTTGGGGAAAAACACCCAAGGTTTATCACAATATTTAAAACAAAGTTTTCCAAACGAGCAAATAAAGGTAGCCATTGCGTATGACTGCCGCCACAATAGTAAATCATTGGCAAAAATAGTTGCAGATGTTTTTTCTGCAAACGGGATTAAGGTTTTTTTGTTTGAAGATTTACGCCCAACACCCGAATTGTCTTTTGCGGTTCGATACTTAAATTGTCATGCAGGAATTGTGTTAACCGCATCGCACAATCCCCCAGAATACAACGGTTACAAGGTATATTGGCAAGATGGCGGACAATTGGTTCCACCGCAAGATAAAGAAATCATTCAGGTGATTGACAGTTTGGATTATTCAGATATTTTGTTTGATGCAAACCCGGAATTAATTGAATACATCGGCACAGAAATCGATGAAGCGTTTGCACAATCATCTATACAAAATGCAACCTTTAATCTTCCTGAAGATGCTCGTAAAGACTTAAAAATTGTTTATACATCGCTCCACGGAACATCGATCAAAGCCATTCCGAATGTTCTAGAAAAAGCAGGATATACCGATGTGCATATTGTGGCGGAACAGGCTGAACCAAACGGAGATTTTCCTACGGTTCAATCGCCCAATCCGGAAGAACCGGAAGCGTTGCAAATGGCACTTGATTTGGCACATGCAACAAATGCCGATATTGTAATAGGAACCGATCCCGATTCGGACCGATTGGGAATTGCAGTGCGCGATAACGAAGGAAAAATGACTTTGTTAAGTGGAAATCAGGCAATGGTGGTGATGACTGCCTTTTTATTGGAACAATGGAAACGCGAGGGAAAATTAGAAGGTAAAAAACATTTCGTAGGATCAACCATTGTATCAACACCAATGATTTTGGCACTTGCCGAAGCTTATGAAGTGGATTGTAAAGTGGGATTGACCGGTTTTAAATGGATAGCGAAATTTATAAAAGATTTTCCTGACCAAAAATTTATTGGTGGTGGCGAAGAAAGTTTTGGATTCATGGTGGGCGATGCCGTTCGAGATAAAGATGCTGTGGCTTCTACCCTATTAATCTGCGAAATTGCGGCTATTGCAAAAGCATCGGGTTCATCGGTTTACAAAGAATTACAAAACCTATATGCCGATTTTGGCTATTACAAAGAACATTTAATTTCGTTGACAAAAAAAGGAAAAGACGGAGCTGAAGAAATCGCAAAAATGATGACCGAATTACGCAACAATCCGCCGAAAGAAATTGCTGGTGAACGTGTGGTTTTTGTAGAAGATTATCAAAGTTCAATCGCTACTAATTTGTTTTCAAACGAAACCGAGCCTTTGTTTTTACCAAAATCAAATGTGTTGATTTATTATTTAGAAGACGGCTCTAAAATTTGTGCACGACCAAGTGGAACCGAGCCTAAAATTAAGTTCTATTTTAGCACCAACACACCAATTGAAAACGTTGAAGAAATAAAAGATGCCGATGAATATCTTGCAGATAAAATTCAACGCATTATTAACGATATGAAATGGAATTAA